A genomic region of Sylvia atricapilla isolate bSylAtr1 chromosome 19, bSylAtr1.pri, whole genome shotgun sequence contains the following coding sequences:
- the POLE3 gene encoding DNA polymerase epsilon subunit 3, which translates to MAERPEDLNLPNAVITRIIKEALPDGVNISKEARSAISRAASVFVLYATSCANNFAMKGKRKTLNAGDVLSAMEEMEFQRFVAPLKESLEVYRREQKGKKEARKDKDKKTDSEEQDKSREEDNDEDDERMEEEEQNEEEEVDN; encoded by the exons ATGGCGGAGAGACCGGAGGACCTGAACCTGCCCAACGCCGTCATCACCCGCATCATCAAGGAGGCG cttCCTGATGGAGTCAATATTTCCAAAGAAGCCCGGAGTGCCATCTCCCGAGCAGCCagtgtgtttgtgctgtatgCAACATCATG TGCAAATAACTTTGCCatgaaggggaagaggaaaacccTGAATGCTGGGGATGTGCTGTCTGCCATGGAGGAGATGGAGTTCCAGAGATTTGTGGCCCCTCTGAAGGAATCCCTGGAAG TTTACAGGCGtgagcagaaaggaaagaaggaggcCAGGAAAGATAAAGACAAGAAGACAGACTCGGAGGAGCAAGATAAGAGCCGAGAGGAGGACAATGATGAGGATGATGAAAGAATGGAGgaggaagaacaaaatgaagaggaagaggTGGATAACTGA